The Neodiprion virginianus isolate iyNeoVirg1 chromosome 5, iyNeoVirg1.1, whole genome shotgun sequence genome contains a region encoding:
- the LOC124306090 gene encoding uncharacterized protein LOC124306090, with amino-acid sequence MLKKALSKSGLRILRAIKKLSTKSRLAKKSQSGATSKLSLGSANSRPSMLPEHEAISLSWSLASLDTKSVDTYLTMVSENFLESPENYSRRKRCCCCAEYEENLRNENRENEMFV; translated from the exons ATGCTGAAGAAAGCGCTGTCCAAATCTGGCCTCAGGATATTAAGG GCAATAAAGAAGCTTTCAACGAAGAGCAGATTGGCGAAGAAGTCGCAGTCGGGTGCCACGTCTAAACTGTCATTGGGATCTGCAAATTCGAGGCCTTCAATGCTACCAGAACACGAGGCGATTTCGTTATCTTGGTCACTCGCGTCGTTGGATACAAAGAGCGTCGACACTTACCTAACGATGgtcagtgaaaattttctggaAAGCCCAGAAAACTACAGCAGAAGGAAACGCTGTTGCTGTTGTGCCGAGTATGAAGAAAATCTGAGGAACGAAAACAGGGAGAATGAGATGTTTGTGTAA